In the Helicobacter typhlonius genome, one interval contains:
- the rplF gene encoding 50S ribosomal protein L6 — protein MSRVGKKPINIPKGVEVSLQGSKVVFKGAKEQKELETHGRVKIDLQGDTLSFECIDSQAQSRAYWGTYRALANNIVIGLSQGFTKVLEINGVGYKASVSGKNLEMALGFSHPVIYPIPAGIEMSVDKNTITIKGADKQQVGQIAAEIREFRPPEPYKGKGIKYSDETILRKAGKTSKK, from the coding sequence ATGTCAAGAGTTGGAAAAAAACCTATTAATATCCCAAAGGGTGTTGAAGTCTCTTTACAAGGGAGTAAAGTTGTGTTTAAGGGTGCTAAAGAGCAAAAAGAGCTTGAAACGCACGGACGTGTTAAGATTGATTTACAAGGTGATACGTTAAGCTTTGAATGTATTGATTCTCAAGCGCAGTCTCGTGCATATTGGGGAACTTATCGTGCATTGGCGAATAATATTGTGATTGGTTTGTCTCAAGGATTCACAAAAGTGCTTGAGATTAATGGTGTTGGTTACAAAGCAAGTGTGAGTGGTAAGAATCTTGAAATGGCTCTAGGATTTTCTCACCCTGTGATTTATCCTATCCCTGCGGGCATTGAGATGAGTGTAGATAAGAATACAATCACAATTAAAGGCGCTGATAAGCAACAAGTAGGGCAGATTGCGGCTGAAATTCGCGAGTTTAGACCACCAGAACCATATAAGGGTAAAGGGATTAAATATAGCGATGAAACAATCTTGCGTAAAGCAGGCAAGACTTCTAAAAAGTAA
- the rpsH gene encoding 30S ribosomal protein S8, which translates to MVNDIIADSLTRIRNASMRRLEVTTLYYAKIVVSVLEVFKAKGFIKDYKVNDKDGKQSIMVQLAYDERGKSAISEIKRISKPGRRVYKGRNELKRFKNGYGTIVVSTSKGVISNDDAYRANVGGEALCSIW; encoded by the coding sequence ATGGTAAATGATATTATTGCAGATTCTTTGACGCGTATTCGTAATGCTTCTATGAGGAGACTAGAGGTTACTACATTGTATTACGCAAAGATTGTCGTATCTGTGCTAGAAGTATTTAAGGCAAAGGGTTTTATTAAGGATTATAAGGTTAATGATAAAGATGGCAAACAATCTATTATGGTGCAGCTTGCTTATGATGAGCGCGGTAAAAGCGCGATTAGTGAGATTAAGCGCATTAGCAAACCCGGAAGACGTGTATATAAGGGTAGAAATGAGCTAAAACGTTTTAAAAATGGCTATGGCACGATAGTGGTAAGCACGAGCAAAGGTGTGATTTCTAATGATGATGCGTATCGTGCTAATGTCGGTGGCGAAGCACTTTGCAGTATATGGTAG
- a CDS encoding type Z 30S ribosomal protein S14 has translation MAKKSIIAKAKRKAKFSARAYTRCQVCGRPHSVYRDFGLCRVCLRKMGNEGLIPGLRKASW, from the coding sequence ATGGCGAAAAAATCAATTATTGCAAAGGCAAAAAGAAAGGCAAAGTTTAGCGCGAGAGCCTATACGAGATGTCAAGTGTGTGGGCGACCGCATTCTGTTTATAGAGATTTTGGTTTGTGTAGGGTATGCTTACGCAAAATGGGTAATGAGGGTTTAATACCCGGGCTTCGTAAAGCAAGTTGGTAA
- the rplE gene encoding 50S ribosomal protein L5 translates to MFALREKYKNEIIPQLKSELNISNPMLLPKLEKIVISVGAGDYAKDSKVMQNIADTISLIAGQKAVITIAKKSVAGFKMREGMPMGVKVTLRGKMMYNFLEKLIVIALPRVKDFRGVKRNGFDGRGNYSFGLNEQLMFPEVVYDDIMVTHGMNITFVTSTQSDKEAFKLLELLGMPFAKGR, encoded by the coding sequence ATGTTTGCTCTAAGAGAAAAATATAAAAATGAGATTATCCCACAGCTTAAAAGTGAGCTTAATATCAGCAATCCTATGCTTTTACCAAAATTAGAAAAGATTGTTATTAGCGTTGGTGCTGGAGATTATGCAAAAGATTCTAAAGTGATGCAAAATATCGCAGATACCATTTCGCTTATCGCAGGGCAAAAGGCAGTTATCACTATCGCAAAAAAATCTGTCGCAGGATTCAAAATGCGTGAGGGAATGCCTATGGGTGTGAAAGTAACGCTTCGTGGTAAAATGATGTATAACTTCCTTGAAAAACTCATTGTTATAGCTTTGCCTCGTGTGAAAGACTTTAGAGGTGTGAAGCGCAATGGTTTTGACGGAAGAGGCAATTATAGCTTTGGCTTAAATGAGCAGTTGATGTTTCCAGAGGTTGTATATGATGACATTATGGTAACTCACGGAATGAATATTACATTTGTAACTTCTACTCAAAGTGATAAAGAGGCTTTCAAGTTGCTTGAACTTCTTGGTATGCCTTTTGCGAAAGGACGATAA
- the rplX gene encoding 50S ribosomal protein L24, with amino-acid sequence MAKFKIKKGDMVQVIAGDNKGTKAKVLQVLPKKAQVIVEGCKVAKKSVKSSEKNPKGGFITKEMPMSISNVKKAQGDN; translated from the coding sequence GTGGCAAAGTTTAAAATTAAAAAAGGTGATATGGTGCAAGTCATTGCGGGCGATAATAAGGGCACAAAGGCGAAAGTTTTGCAAGTCTTACCCAAAAAAGCACAGGTAATCGTGGAAGGGTGTAAAGTCGCAAAAAAATCTGTAAAATCAAGTGAGAAAAATCCAAAAGGTGGCTTTATCACAAAAGAAATGCCAATGAGTATTTCGAATGTGAAAAAAGCACAAGGAGATAATTGA
- the rplN gene encoding 50S ribosomal protein L14, whose amino-acid sequence MIQSFTRLNVADNSGAKEIMCIKILGGSHRRYARVGDVIVASVKKAIPNGKVKKGQVVKAVVVRTKKEIHRENGSLVRFDDNAAVILDAKKEPIGTRIFGPVSREVRYANFMKIVSLAPEVL is encoded by the coding sequence ATGATACAGAGTTTTACAAGATTAAATGTTGCAGATAATAGCGGTGCAAAGGAAATTATGTGCATTAAGATTCTAGGCGGTAGCCATAGACGATATGCGCGTGTGGGTGATGTGATTGTCGCATCTGTGAAAAAAGCTATCCCCAATGGAAAGGTGAAAAAAGGACAGGTTGTCAAGGCGGTTGTCGTGCGAACAAAAAAAGAGATTCATAGAGAAAATGGTTCTTTAGTGCGCTTTGATGATAATGCGGCGGTGATTCTTGATGCGAAGAAAGAACCTATTGGCACAAGAATCTTTGGACCAGTAAGTAGAGAAGTGCGATACGCGAATTTTATGAAAATAGTATCGTTAGCTCCGGAGGTGTTATAG
- the rpsQ gene encoding 30S ribosomal protein S17, with the protein MSEKQAHKRVIQGRVISKAGDKSIVILVERKVVHAKYRKIVKRFKKYTIHDENHSAKIGDVVSAIECKPISKTKASRFKEIITAGVEL; encoded by the coding sequence ATGAGTGAAAAACAAGCACATAAGAGAGTGATTCAAGGTAGGGTTATCAGCAAAGCTGGTGATAAGAGTATAGTTATTTTGGTGGAGCGCAAGGTGGTTCACGCGAAATATCGTAAGATTGTTAAACGTTTCAAAAAATACACTATACACGATGAGAATCATAGTGCAAAAATCGGTGATGTGGTAAGTGCGATTGAGTGTAAGCCTATTTCTAAAACAAAGGCGTCTAGATTTAAAGAAATTATTACCGCGGGAGTAGAGCTATGA
- the rpmC gene encoding 50S ribosomal protein L29 gives MKFIDLKDKDIAELQKMLKEKKSLLFEKRLQLKTMQLTNPGEIKIIRKDIARINTALSAKKD, from the coding sequence ATGAAATTTATTGATTTGAAAGATAAGGACATTGCAGAATTGCAAAAGATGTTGAAAGAGAAAAAGTCGTTGCTTTTTGAAAAAAGATTGCAACTTAAAACAATGCAGCTTACCAATCCTGGCGAAATCAAAATAATCCGCAAGGATATTGCAAGAATTAATACAGCCTTAAGTGCGAAGAAGGATTGA
- the rplP gene encoding 50S ribosomal protein L16 yields MLMPKRTKYRKQMKGRNRGKSFRGAKLAFGDIGIKAVEHGRIDSRQIESARIAMTRHTKRAGKVWIRVFPDKPLTAKPLETRMGKGKGGVEKWVMNIKPGRMIYEMAGIDEALAREALALAQSKLPFRTKIITSESENEIY; encoded by the coding sequence ATGTTAATGCCAAAACGAACAAAATATAGAAAACAAATGAAAGGGCGCAATCGTGGAAAGTCTTTCCGCGGTGCGAAGCTAGCATTTGGAGATATTGGGATTAAGGCTGTAGAACACGGCAGAATCGACTCTCGTCAAATCGAATCTGCTCGTATTGCTATGACAAGACATACTAAGAGAGCTGGAAAAGTGTGGATACGCGTATTTCCCGATAAACCACTTACCGCTAAACCACTTGAAACGAGAATGGGTAAAGGTAAAGGTGGTGTAGAAAAATGGGTAATGAACATCAAGCCCGGTCGTATGATATACGAAATGGCGGGAATTGATGAAGCTTTAGCAAGAGAAGCTTTAGCTTTGGCTCAAAGCAAACTTCCCTTTAGAACCAAAATCATAACCAGCGAGAGTGAAAATGAAATTTATTGA
- the rpsC gene encoding 30S ribosomal protein S3: protein MGQKVNPIGLRLGINRNWSSRWFSVSQTTPSNILEDHKIRKFLKREMYYAGVSEIIIERAANKIRVTVVASRPGLIIGKKGVDIDKHKEALKKILNKEVFINIKEAKRPQANAQLAAENIATQLEKRVAFRRAMKKVMQAAMKAGVKGIKVKVSGRLAGAEMARTEWYMEGRVPLHTLRAKIDYGFAEAMTTYGIIGVKVWIFKGEVLHKGILPDKKEESKSGDKESRPKSRRGRQ from the coding sequence ATGGGTCAAAAAGTTAATCCAATAGGTTTGAGATTGGGCATTAATCGTAACTGGTCTTCTCGATGGTTTTCAGTGTCTCAAACGACACCTTCAAATATTTTAGAAGACCACAAGATTCGCAAGTTTTTAAAACGTGAGATGTATTATGCGGGGGTGAGCGAAATTATTATTGAGCGTGCGGCAAATAAGATTCGCGTAACCGTTGTGGCTTCTCGTCCGGGTTTGATTATTGGTAAAAAGGGTGTGGATATTGATAAACATAAAGAAGCTTTGAAAAAGATTCTTAATAAAGAAGTATTCATTAATATTAAAGAGGCGAAGCGTCCCCAAGCGAATGCTCAACTTGCAGCGGAAAATATCGCAACACAGCTTGAAAAACGCGTAGCCTTTAGACGCGCAATGAAAAAGGTAATGCAAGCAGCAATGAAAGCTGGTGTAAAGGGCATCAAAGTCAAAGTTTCGGGTCGTTTGGCTGGGGCTGAAATGGCTCGCACAGAGTGGTATATGGAAGGTCGTGTACCTCTTCACACACTTCGCGCAAAGATTGATTATGGCTTTGCCGAGGCGATGACGACTTATGGAATTATTGGCGTGAAGGTATGGATTTTCAAGGGTGAAGTGCTACACAAGGGTATTTTGCCAGACAAAAAAGAGGAAAGCAAAAGTGGCGATAAAGAATCACGTCCTAAATCACGAAGAGGGAGACAATAG
- the rplV gene encoding 50S ribosomal protein L22 has protein sequence MSRALLRYIRLSPTKARLIAREVQGMNAEVAIASLEFTPNKAAKLISKVIASAVANGGYDAQDVIITSCRIDAGPVLRRFMPRAKGRATPIRKPTAHILVEVGTSKGAKKSVEAPKQKDSGKRIEAKESTKVKTATKPKAEVKTESKAKTTAKKTEDAKKVSTKKTEGEEK, from the coding sequence ATGAGTAGAGCATTATTAAGATATATTCGATTATCCCCGACAAAGGCGCGACTTATTGCAAGAGAAGTGCAAGGTATGAATGCTGAAGTTGCGATTGCAAGTTTGGAATTTACTCCAAACAAAGCAGCAAAATTAATTTCAAAGGTAATTGCTTCGGCAGTGGCAAATGGTGGTTATGATGCACAAGATGTGATTATTACTTCTTGTCGTATTGATGCTGGTCCTGTGCTTAGACGCTTTATGCCTCGCGCAAAGGGGAGAGCTACTCCTATTCGCAAACCAACGGCACATATCCTAGTGGAAGTTGGCACAAGCAAGGGAGCAAAGAAAAGTGTGGAAGCTCCAAAGCAAAAGGATTCAGGTAAAAGAATAGAGGCGAAAGAATCCACTAAAGTAAAAACTGCTACTAAGCCAAAGGCAGAGGTAAAAACTGAATCTAAGGCAAAAACAACAGCGAAAAAAACAGAAGATGCCAAGAAGGTAAGCACAAAAAAAACTGAAGGTGAGGAAAAATAG
- the rpsS gene encoding 30S ribosomal protein S19 codes for MARSIKKGPFIDDYLVKKVEKAKQGKDNKPIKTWSRRSTILPDMIGLTFNVHNGRAFVPVYITENHVGYKLGEFAPTRTFKGHKGSVQKKIGK; via the coding sequence ATGGCAAGATCAATTAAAAAGGGTCCATTTATTGATGATTACCTCGTCAAGAAAGTTGAGAAAGCAAAGCAAGGTAAGGATAATAAACCTATCAAAACTTGGTCAAGACGCAGCACTATTTTGCCTGATATGATAGGGCTGACTTTTAATGTCCATAATGGTAGAGCGTTCGTTCCTGTATATATTACTGAAAACCACGTTGGTTACAAGCTTGGCGAGTTTGCACCCACACGCACTTTCAAAGGACACAAGGGCAGTGTCCAAAAGAAAATTGGGAAGTAA
- the rplB gene encoding 50S ribosomal protein L2, whose amino-acid sequence MAVKTYKPYTPSRRFMSNLSSSDITGKASVRGLLVKLPVTAGRNNNGRITSRHKEGGAKKLYRIIDFKRNKFNIQGKVAAIEYDPYRNCRIALVNYADGDKRYIIQPSGLNVGDTVLSAESGLDIKTGFAMKLKSIPIGTIVHNIEMYPGAGGQLARSAGASAQIMGREGKYIILRMPSGEMRYILEECMATIGVVGNEDFINISIGKAGRNRHRGIRPQTRGSAMNPVDHPHGGGEGKTGSSGHPVSPWGTPAKGFKTRKKKASDRLIISRKKK is encoded by the coding sequence ATGGCAGTCAAAACTTATAAGCCCTATACCCCAAGTCGTAGGTTTATGAGCAATCTTAGCTCAAGTGATATTACAGGCAAAGCAAGTGTAAGAGGTTTGCTTGTAAAGCTTCCTGTAACTGCAGGGCGTAATAATAATGGGCGCATTACAAGTCGTCATAAAGAAGGTGGTGCGAAAAAGTTATACAGAATTATTGACTTTAAGCGCAATAAGTTCAACATACAAGGCAAAGTAGCTGCAATAGAGTATGACCCATACAGAAATTGTCGTATTGCTCTTGTCAATTATGCTGATGGTGATAAACGCTACATTATTCAACCTAGTGGCTTAAATGTAGGCGATACAGTGCTTTCTGCGGAATCTGGACTTGATATTAAGACAGGTTTTGCGATGAAGCTAAAAAGCATACCTATTGGGACAATCGTGCATAATATAGAAATGTACCCGGGTGCGGGCGGACAACTCGCTAGAAGTGCGGGTGCGAGTGCGCAGATTATGGGACGCGAAGGTAAATACATTATCTTACGTATGCCAAGTGGTGAGATGAGGTATATTTTAGAAGAATGTATGGCGACTATTGGTGTTGTTGGCAACGAGGATTTTATCAATATCTCTATTGGTAAGGCAGGACGCAATCGTCATCGTGGTATTCGCCCACAAACGCGTGGTAGTGCTATGAACCCTGTGGATCACCCACACGGCGGTGGTGAGGGTAAAACCGGTTCTAGCGGACATCCTGTATCTCCTTGGGGAACTCCGGCAAAAGGCTTTAAAACTCGTAAGAAAAAAGCGAGTGATAGATTGATTATTTCAAGAAAGAAAAAATAA
- a CDS encoding 50S ribosomal protein L23, which yields MADITDIKSILYTEKSLSMQESGVLVVQTATNVSKNQLKGIFKEYFGITPLRINSLRQEGKVKRFRGKIGQRTSFKKFYVKIPEGAKLDALSV from the coding sequence ATGGCAGATATTACAGATATTAAGTCAATCCTCTATACTGAAAAGTCGCTATCGATGCAAGAAAGCGGTGTGCTTGTTGTGCAGACTGCTACAAATGTGAGCAAAAATCAATTGAAAGGAATTTTTAAAGAGTATTTTGGCATTACTCCTCTTAGAATCAACTCTTTGCGACAAGAAGGCAAAGTAAAGCGATTTAGGGGCAAGATTGGTCAAAGGACTTCATTTAAAAAATTTTATGTAAAGATTCCAGAGGGCGCAAAACTTGATGCGCTATCGGTGTAA
- the rplD gene encoding 50S ribosomal protein L4, producing MSKVIVLNEKFAQSGELTLPEKYSQVKEHNLYLYVKSYLASLRANNAYAKKRGEVSGGGKKPWNQKGGGRARAGSITSPVFVGGGVAHGPSNDKNYNLKINKKQKRLALECALYQKAQEGALFVVDSISLPSGKTKDAYAMFKALNKRNALFVTQLSDEQTFLAFRNLQQCYLADANELNAYLVATFRSVVIEKAVFDEIITGKEGK from the coding sequence ATGAGTAAAGTAATCGTATTAAATGAAAAGTTCGCACAGAGTGGTGAGCTTACATTGCCCGAAAAGTATTCACAAGTAAAAGAGCACAATTTGTATTTGTATGTGAAGTCTTATCTCGCTTCACTTCGAGCAAACAATGCTTATGCTAAAAAACGAGGTGAAGTAAGTGGCGGTGGTAAGAAGCCGTGGAATCAAAAAGGTGGTGGTCGCGCTCGTGCAGGAAGTATCACATCTCCTGTGTTTGTAGGTGGTGGTGTAGCACACGGACCAAGTAATGATAAAAACTATAATCTTAAAATCAACAAAAAACAAAAGCGTTTAGCCTTAGAATGCGCTTTGTATCAAAAGGCACAAGAGGGCGCACTCTTTGTCGTAGATTCTATATCATTACCAAGTGGCAAGACAAAAGATGCGTATGCGATGTTTAAGGCATTAAACAAACGCAATGCTTTGTTTGTTACACAGCTTAGTGATGAGCAAACTTTCCTTGCTTTTAGAAATTTGCAACAATGCTATTTGGCTGATGCAAACGAACTAAACGCATATTTGGTGGCTACATTCCGCTCGGTTGTGATTGAAAAGGCTGTTTTTGATGAAATTATCACAGGAAAGGAGGGGAAATAA
- the rplC gene encoding 50S ribosomal protein L3, whose amino-acid sequence MEFIVEKIGMSRTIGAKSEAVTLLRVLGAKVCEIYDNGKALVAYSQGKVNNRAIAGQQKKYNLSKEFNRFATLKVSNKELGELDTSNLGEAKRVQVRFKTKGRGFSGAMKRWNFQGGPGAHGSRFHRRLGSIGNREWPGRVQPGKKMAGHYGNELVSAKNDVLSFDKQSAILVLKGSVAGHNGAFGRIQIIK is encoded by the coding sequence ATGGAATTTATAGTTGAAAAAATCGGTATGAGTCGCACCATAGGCGCAAAAAGTGAAGCAGTAACGCTTTTGCGTGTGCTTGGGGCGAAAGTATGCGAGATATATGATAATGGCAAAGCACTTGTGGCTTACTCACAAGGCAAGGTGAATAATAGAGCCATTGCGGGGCAACAAAAGAAATATAATCTTAGCAAAGAGTTTAATCGTTTCGCAACACTTAAGGTAAGCAATAAAGAGCTAGGCGAGCTTGATACAAGTAATTTAGGCGAGGCAAAGCGCGTGCAAGTACGCTTTAAGACAAAGGGACGAGGATTTAGCGGTGCTATGAAACGTTGGAATTTTCAAGGTGGTCCCGGCGCGCACGGAAGTAGATTCCACAGACGTTTAGGCTCTATTGGAAATCGCGAGTGGCCCGGACGCGTTCAGCCGGGTAAAAAAATGGCTGGACACTATGGGAATGAGCTTGTAAGTGCAAAAAATGATGTTCTATCATTTGATAAGCAAAGTGCTATTTTGGTGCTTAAAGGCTCTGTGGCTGGACACAATGGTGCATTTGGCAGAATACAAATCATAAAATAA
- the rpsJ gene encoding 30S ribosomal protein S10 — MERIRLRLKAYDHRVLDRSVASIIEAVKRTGSEIRGPVPLPTKKKRYTVLRSPHINKDSREQFEIRVHHRIIDIMSATPDTVDSLMKLDLAPEVDVEVMSMSK; from the coding sequence ATGGAAAGAATACGACTTAGGCTTAAAGCTTATGACCATAGAGTTCTTGATAGATCGGTCGCATCTATTATAGAAGCAGTTAAAAGGACAGGTTCAGAGATAAGAGGTCCCGTGCCACTTCCTACCAAAAAGAAGAGATACACCGTTTTGCGTTCGCCACATATCAATAAAGATTCGCGTGAGCAGTTTGAAATTAGAGTGCATCATCGCATTATTGATATTATGTCAGCGACTCCTGATACCGTGGATAGCCTTATGAAGCTTGATTTGGCACCGGAAGTAGATGTTGAAGTAATGTCTATGAGTAAGTAA
- a CDS encoding 2-acyl-glycerophospho-ethanolamine acyltransferase, giving the protein MHKEAQIPALFKPSKILRVESIPVLGSGKVDFKGAKDLAKSLIKS; this is encoded by the coding sequence TTGCACAAAGAAGCGCAAATCCCAGCACTTTTTAAGCCATCTAAGATTCTAAGAGTGGAATCTATCCCCGTGCTTGGCTCGGGTAAGGTGGATTTCAAAGGTGCGAAAGATTTAGCCAAGAGTTTGATAAAGAGCTAG